Proteins encoded in a region of the Bacteroidota bacterium genome:
- a CDS encoding S8 family serine peptidase — MRYLLAALLLLLAPRVHADERVRAETRVQDVREQYGLTGEGVLVAVFDRGIDPTHRDFRNADGTTRLLAIYDLIDDAGAGDADNPTSFGTVYTRAEIDAALSAGTPLGHRDAVGHGVATAGIAGGNGAASDGRYAGMAPDVEFVIVKFTSEGAPAHGSEPAEAPFYRPDLLPVALDYVIGLAEAEGKPLVVLANFGSSGGPMDGTSARARDIDARFGPGFPGRVFITGSSDDGGVDNHAAGTVNAAQTVDLEIEKASTFLRLDLWYAGSDRLAVEVVAPDGTVNGPYVPPGNGARASASGPGFTLFHNGVGTDFWGATSGRRELLIDFNSATTGTYTVRLTGTSVGDGGFQASLNPSNIIGAPPNRFASFVTSGYTVWDWASAQQNLGLNSYVLRDTWTDVDGIARSYPGNDVGPGALWTGSGVGPTYDGRRGISVSVPGNSNIAAFGARSYFNTFRFNVVDDGLDPYGILGAVSGAAPVLTGIVALMLEADPTLDAAEVRAILEQTARADAFTGTVPNPQWGYGKVDALAAVEEVLRGTNAEDVGAPQTATLSAYPNPTSASATVAVTLSEAADVCAEVFDLLGRRVATLHDGLLDAGTHALAFDGARLPAGVYVVRAATTNVTLTRRVTVVR, encoded by the coding sequence ATGCGTTACCTCCTCGCCGCGCTTCTGCTCCTCCTCGCACCGCGCGTCCACGCCGACGAGCGCGTCCGCGCCGAGACCCGGGTGCAGGACGTGCGCGAGCAATACGGCCTCACCGGCGAGGGCGTCCTCGTCGCCGTCTTCGACCGGGGCATCGACCCGACGCACCGCGACTTCCGCAACGCCGACGGCACCACGCGCCTCCTCGCGATCTACGACCTCATCGACGACGCGGGGGCGGGGGACGCGGACAACCCGACCAGCTTCGGGACGGTCTACACCCGCGCCGAGATCGACGCCGCACTCTCTGCCGGGACACCGCTCGGGCACCGCGATGCCGTCGGGCACGGGGTGGCGACAGCCGGGATCGCCGGGGGCAACGGGGCCGCCTCCGACGGGCGCTACGCTGGCATGGCTCCCGACGTCGAGTTCGTCATCGTCAAGTTCACTAGCGAGGGCGCGCCCGCGCACGGCTCCGAGCCAGCCGAGGCGCCGTTCTACCGTCCCGACCTGCTCCCCGTCGCGCTCGACTACGTGATCGGGCTCGCCGAGGCCGAGGGCAAGCCGCTCGTGGTGCTCGCCAACTTCGGGTCGAGCGGGGGGCCGATGGACGGCACGAGTGCCCGCGCCCGCGACATCGACGCGCGGTTTGGGCCCGGCTTCCCCGGCCGCGTGTTCATCACCGGGTCGAGCGACGACGGCGGCGTCGACAACCATGCCGCTGGTACCGTTAACGCTGCGCAGACCGTCGATCTGGAAATCGAGAAGGCGAGCACGTTCCTACGGCTCGACCTGTGGTACGCCGGCAGCGACCGGCTTGCCGTCGAGGTCGTCGCGCCGGACGGGACGGTGAACGGGCCGTATGTGCCGCCCGGCAACGGCGCGCGTGCTAGCGCGAGCGGCCCCGGCTTCACGCTCTTCCACAACGGCGTGGGCACGGATTTCTGGGGCGCGACGAGCGGCCGCCGCGAGCTGCTCATCGACTTCAACAGCGCCACGACGGGCACCTACACGGTGCGCCTCACCGGCACGAGCGTGGGCGACGGTGGCTTCCAGGCGTCGCTCAATCCCTCGAACATCATCGGGGCCCCGCCGAACCGATTCGCGTCGTTCGTCACGTCGGGCTACACCGTCTGGGACTGGGCGTCGGCGCAGCAGAACCTCGGCCTCAACTCGTATGTCCTCCGCGACACCTGGACCGACGTGGACGGCATCGCGCGCAGCTACCCCGGCAACGACGTGGGGCCGGGCGCGCTCTGGACCGGCAGCGGGGTCGGCCCGACCTACGACGGGCGGCGCGGGATCTCCGTGAGCGTCCCCGGCAACTCCAACATCGCGGCGTTCGGGGCTCGGTCCTATTTCAACACGTTCCGCTTCAACGTCGTGGACGATGGCCTGGACCCCTACGGCATCCTCGGGGCCGTGAGCGGTGCCGCGCCCGTGCTCACCGGCATCGTCGCGCTGATGCTCGAGGCCGACCCGACGCTCGACGCCGCGGAGGTGCGCGCGATTCTGGAGCAGACGGCCCGCGCCGACGCCTTCACAGGGACCGTCCCGAACCCGCAGTGGGGCTACGGCAAGGTCGACGCGTTAGCCGCGGTGGAGGAGGTGCTGCGGGGTACGAACGCCGAAGATGTAGGCGCGCCGCAGACTGCCACGTTGTCGGCGTACCCGAACCCGACGTCTGCCTCCGCCACCGTAGCGGTGACGCTGTCCGAGGCCGCCGACGTGTGCGCCGAGGTGTTCGACCTGCTCGGCCGCCGCGTGGCGACGCTGCACGATGGCCTACTCGACGCGGGGACGCACGCGCTGGCGTTCGACGGCGCTCGGCTTCCGGCTGGCGTCTACGTCGTCCGTGCTGCGACGACCAACGTCACGCTCACGCGGAGGGTCACCGTCGTGCGTTGA